A genome region from Sphingobacteriaceae bacterium GW460-11-11-14-LB5 includes the following:
- a CDS encoding glyoxalase/bleomycin resistance/extradiol dioxygenase family protein — protein sequence MLTAINPKLPMRDKKITRDFYVNKLGFKDLGSADFKEYLMVQKDHVEIHFFLFETLDPKENYGQVYIRTNDIDGLYKSMLESKQSIHPNGSLQTKPWGQKEFSMLDPDSNLLTFGQEI from the coding sequence ATGCTAACAGCCATTAACCCCAAATTGCCCATGCGTGATAAAAAAATCACGAGAGATTTTTATGTCAATAAATTAGGCTTTAAAGATCTGGGGAGCGCCGACTTTAAGGAATATCTGATGGTACAAAAAGACCATGTTGAGATTCACTTTTTTTTATTCGAAACGCTTGATCCGAAAGAAAACTACGGGCAGGTGTATATCCGTACCAACGATATTGATGGGCTGTACAAATCGATGCTTGAAAGTAAACAAAGCATTCATCCGAATGGAAGTTTGCAGACAAAGCCATGGGGGCAAAAAGAATTTTCAATGCTCGATCCGGACAGTAATTTACTCACTTTTGGGCAAGAGATTTAA
- a CDS encoding DNA-binding response regulator, which yields MSSIIKLAVVDDHPIVIQGIVSLINNLENMHVAGSFQSGSALISFLNNHEADIVLLDIMLPDVNGIELCAQVKKLSPKTVVIAISNHTERSIIMQMLQNGASGYILKNASVEELKNGIETALSGELAFSKEVIEIIAKPSINDLKGRPKFTKREKQILQLIAQGKTTASIAEELFLSPLTVETHRRNMMQKLAVKNSIELINIAIEQLLI from the coding sequence ATGAGTAGTATAATTAAACTGGCTGTTGTTGACGACCATCCGATTGTTATACAAGGAATCGTTTCTTTGATCAACAACCTCGAAAACATGCATGTAGCAGGCAGTTTTCAGTCGGGCAGCGCATTAATTTCCTTTTTGAATAACCACGAAGCAGATATTGTATTACTCGATATTATGTTGCCCGATGTTAATGGTATTGAACTGTGTGCGCAGGTTAAAAAGTTGTCGCCGAAAACAGTGGTTATTGCCATTAGCAACCATACCGAAAGAAGCATCATCATGCAGATGCTGCAAAACGGTGCAAGTGGGTATATTTTAAAAAATGCTTCGGTAGAAGAGCTAAAAAATGGCATTGAAACTGCACTTAGCGGAGAACTGGCCTTTAGCAAAGAAGTTATAGAAATTATTGCCAAACCTTCAATAAATGACTTAAAAGGACGACCAAAATTCACCAAGCGCGAAAAACAGATCCTTCAGTTAATTGCACAGGGAAAAACAACCGCCAGCATAGCAGAAGAGCTTTTTCTAAGTCCACTCACCGTCGAAACCCACCGACGTAATATGATGCAGAAATTAGCTGTTAAAAATTCTATCGAATTGATCAATATCGCTATCGAACAGTTGCTAATTTAG
- a CDS encoding dihydrolipoyl dehydrogenase produces the protein MQYDVVVIGSGPGGYVGAIRCAQLGLKTAVVEKYKTFGGTCLNVGCIPSKALLDSSEHFHNAAHTFTTHGINLKDLKVDMKQMIARKDDVVAQNTAGITYLFKKNKIDSFEGVGSFVDKNTILVTKADGSTETLSAKNVIIATGSKPTALPFLPIDKKRIITSTEALNIKEVPKTMVVIGGGVIGLELGSVYARLGTKVSVVEFLPSIIGTMDAGLGKELQRVLKKTLGMEFYMGHKVTGATTKGKTVTVTADTPKGESISLEADYCIVAVGRTAYSEGLGLDKIGITVEERGKKIPVNEHLETSVKGVYAIGDVITGAMLAHKAEDEGTYVAETIAGQKPHINYNLIPGVVYTWPEVASVGLTEEQLKEKGVKYKAGSFPFKASGRAKASMDTDGFIKVLADAATDEVLGVHMIGPRAADMIAEAVIAMEFRASAEDIARTCHAHPTYTEALKEAALAATDNRAIHI, from the coding sequence ATGCAATACGATGTCGTTGTTATCGGTTCAGGGCCGGGCGGTTATGTAGGCGCAATCCGTTGTGCTCAGTTAGGTTTAAAAACTGCAGTTGTCGAAAAATATAAAACTTTTGGCGGTACTTGCTTAAATGTAGGTTGTATCCCATCTAAGGCTTTATTAGATTCTTCAGAGCATTTTCACAACGCTGCTCACACATTCACTACCCACGGTATCAACTTAAAAGATTTAAAGGTTGATATGAAACAAATGATCGCCCGTAAAGACGATGTTGTTGCTCAAAATACAGCAGGTATCACTTATTTATTCAAGAAAAACAAAATCGATTCTTTCGAAGGTGTTGGCTCTTTTGTAGATAAAAATACCATCCTGGTTACTAAAGCCGATGGTTCTACAGAAACGTTATCTGCTAAAAATGTAATCATTGCTACAGGTTCTAAACCAACAGCTTTACCATTTTTACCAATCGATAAAAAACGCATTATTACCTCAACTGAGGCTTTAAATATTAAAGAAGTGCCAAAAACGATGGTCGTTATTGGTGGTGGTGTAATTGGTTTAGAGTTAGGTTCGGTATACGCCCGTTTAGGTACAAAAGTATCTGTTGTAGAATTTTTACCATCTATTATTGGTACGATGGATGCTGGTTTAGGTAAAGAACTTCAACGTGTGTTAAAGAAAACTTTAGGCATGGAGTTTTACATGGGCCACAAAGTTACCGGCGCTACTACTAAAGGTAAAACCGTAACCGTTACAGCTGATACCCCTAAAGGCGAATCCATTTCTTTAGAAGCCGATTATTGTATTGTTGCTGTTGGTCGTACGGCTTATAGCGAAGGTTTAGGTTTAGATAAAATCGGTATCACTGTTGAAGAAAGAGGCAAAAAAATCCCGGTTAACGAACATTTAGAAACTTCAGTTAAAGGTGTTTATGCCATTGGTGATGTAATTACCGGTGCGATGCTGGCACACAAAGCAGAAGATGAAGGTACTTATGTTGCCGAAACAATTGCAGGTCAGAAACCACATATCAATTATAATTTAATCCCTGGTGTGGTTTACACCTGGCCAGAGGTTGCTTCTGTTGGTTTAACCGAAGAGCAGTTAAAAGAAAAAGGAGTTAAATATAAAGCAGGTTCATTCCCTTTCAAAGCCAGCGGACGTGCAAAAGCAAGTATGGATACAGATGGTTTCATTAAAGTTTTGGCCGATGCCGCTACTGATGAAGTTTTAGGTGTACATATGATTGGCCCACGCGCTGCAGACATGATTGCCGAAGCCGTTATTGCTATGGAATTCCGTGCATCTGCAGAAGATATTGCACGTACCTGCCATGCACACCCAACTTATACTGAAGCCTTAAAAGAAGCGGCACTTGCTGCAACTGATAACAGAGCGATACATATTTAA
- a CDS encoding alkaline phosphatase codes for MNCKKLFGAILIASLAFTACKKDPTDDPIVDPPVEAIVPEKIDSFKETASIDLGGEFASEISAYDPLTKRLFVVSNDGATKVDVVDMSKYPTLTKLQTLTFAGNAGINSVAVNNGLLAIALNGADPQGNGDVVVLKTSTLAEVKKITVGAMPDMVTFSPDGNYILSANEGEPNDAYTVDPKGTISIINIKDNYSVKTLDFSAFESQKATLLAGGFRIYGLNASFTQDIEPEYIAVSADSKKAYVTLQENNGVAEVDIVAGSITKINPLGTRDISLAENAFDVSDKDNKKVLGTWPIKAFYLPDAISYFSTGGNAYLALANEGDTRAWKGYDEEVRVKSLTLDAAKFPNAATLKLDENLGRLTVSKAFGDIDGDGDYDDLYATGGRSLSIINANTGALVANIGKDLEQRVIDAGKYDDDRSDNKGVEVEGVTVAQVNGLTLAFIGMERVDMIAVYDVSTPATPKFVQLFSTGDAPEGLLLVKPKDSPNGRSLLIVSNEADGTVRFYQPDKI; via the coding sequence ATGAACTGTAAAAAACTATTTGGCGCAATCCTGATTGCTTCATTGGCATTTACTGCCTGCAAAAAAGATCCAACTGATGATCCGATTGTAGATCCTCCGGTGGAAGCCATCGTTCCTGAAAAAATCGACAGCTTTAAAGAAACCGCTTCTATTGATTTAGGTGGAGAATTTGCTTCAGAAATTTCTGCTTACGATCCCTTAACAAAAAGACTATTTGTAGTAAGCAATGATGGGGCTACCAAAGTTGACGTAGTTGATATGAGCAAATACCCAACCCTTACCAAATTGCAAACTTTAACCTTTGCCGGTAATGCGGGCATTAACAGCGTAGCAGTTAATAATGGTTTACTGGCAATCGCCTTAAATGGTGCAGATCCACAGGGAAATGGCGATGTAGTGGTATTAAAAACATCAACTTTAGCAGAAGTAAAAAAAATCACAGTAGGTGCCATGCCCGATATGGTCACTTTTAGCCCTGATGGAAACTATATTTTATCAGCTAACGAAGGCGAACCGAATGATGCTTATACTGTTGATCCAAAAGGAACCATTTCAATCATCAATATCAAAGACAATTATTCGGTTAAAACATTGGATTTTTCGGCTTTCGAATCACAAAAAGCAACACTGCTTGCAGGTGGTTTCAGAATTTATGGCTTAAATGCAAGTTTTACGCAGGATATCGAACCCGAATACATTGCCGTAAGTGCTGATTCTAAAAAAGCATATGTAACCCTACAGGAAAATAATGGTGTTGCCGAAGTAGACATCGTTGCAGGAAGCATCACCAAAATTAATCCATTGGGTACTAGAGACATCAGTTTGGCCGAAAATGCTTTTGATGTAAGCGATAAAGACAATAAAAAAGTTTTAGGTACCTGGCCCATCAAGGCTTTCTATCTTCCAGATGCCATTTCATATTTCAGCACAGGTGGTAATGCTTATTTAGCCCTGGCTAATGAGGGAGATACCAGAGCCTGGAAAGGTTATGATGAGGAAGTTCGTGTAAAAAGCTTAACGCTTGATGCTGCTAAATTTCCAAATGCAGCTACCCTTAAATTAGACGAAAACCTGGGAAGGTTAACCGTAAGCAAAGCCTTTGGCGATATAGATGGCGACGGCGATTACGATGACTTATATGCAACCGGCGGAAGAAGTTTAAGCATCATCAATGCCAACACAGGTGCCCTGGTGGCCAATATTGGTAAAGATTTAGAGCAAAGGGTAATTGATGCAGGTAAATACGACGACGATCGTTCTGACAATAAAGGTGTAGAAGTAGAGGGCGTTACTGTTGCGCAGGTTAACGGACTAACCTTAGCCTTTATTGGGATGGAACGTGTAGATATGATTGCGGTTTATGATGTATCTACCCCAGCGACACCAAAATTTGTTCAGCTTTTCTCAACAGGTGATGCGCCTGAAGGTTTACTGCTTGTTAAACCAAAAGATAGCCCGAATGGGAGAAGTTTGTTAATTGTGTCAAACGAGGCAGATGGTACTGTTCGGTTCTATCAGCCCGATAAAATATAG
- a CDS encoding bifunctional hydroxymethylpyrimidine kinase/phosphomethylpyrimidine kinase, which yields MKSFAMNYINVLTIAGSDSGGGAGIQADLKTFSALGCFGTSVITAVTAQNTMGVRSVHGIPAGIIKDQLQAVLEDIVPVAIKIGMINRAEVVQVIEKELKTYNQYVPVILDPVMVATSGDRLIEADTVTQLVKKLFPLVTLVTPNIDEAIILSGQEIHNLEDMIAAGRKIIEKGAKAVLIKGGHLIGPIIYDVFMAGKEAPVILESAFIASKNLHGTGCTLSSAIAAEMAKGSSLLAAIKNAKGYISQALQTGSEVKTGRGNGPLNHFFEPLKLIIQ from the coding sequence ATGAAGTCTTTCGCAATGAATTATATCAACGTATTAACCATAGCAGGCTCCGATAGTGGAGGTGGTGCAGGTATTCAGGCCGATTTAAAAACCTTTTCTGCTTTGGGTTGCTTCGGTACTTCAGTAATTACGGCAGTAACCGCACAAAACACAATGGGCGTGCGATCCGTGCATGGCATTCCGGCAGGAATCATCAAAGATCAGTTACAGGCGGTTTTAGAGGATATAGTACCTGTTGCCATTAAAATCGGAATGATTAATCGTGCCGAAGTGGTTCAGGTTATCGAAAAGGAATTAAAAACCTATAATCAGTATGTTCCCGTTATTTTAGATCCGGTTATGGTAGCCACCAGTGGCGATCGGTTGATCGAAGCTGATACGGTTACCCAATTGGTTAAAAAATTGTTCCCCTTGGTCACACTGGTTACCCCGAATATCGATGAGGCCATTATCCTTTCCGGGCAAGAAATCCATAACCTCGAGGACATGATTGCTGCGGGCAGAAAAATTATTGAAAAAGGGGCAAAAGCCGTTTTGATAAAAGGAGGACATTTAATCGGGCCAATCATTTACGATGTTTTTATGGCCGGAAAGGAGGCACCTGTGATATTAGAAAGTGCATTTATTGCTTCTAAAAATCTACATGGAACAGGTTGTACACTTTCTTCGGCCATCGCTGCAGAAATGGCTAAGGGCAGCAGTTTATTAGCCGCGATTAAAAATGCAAAAGGTTATATCAGCCAGGCCTTACAAACAGGTAGCGAAGTAAAAACGGGTAGGGGCAACGGGCCATTAAATCATTTTTTCGAACCTTTAAAACTAATTATCCAATGA
- a CDS encoding thiaminase II, with translation MKWSEQAWERVKPVYARILAMSFNIELSNGSLPTEKFIFYLAQDAYYLLEFGRTLSTISSRMQDADLVMAFARFSTGAIFAERSLHESYFVEFGLANQVQPTPSTLLYTSYILSQAAYANVEIAVAAVLPCFWIYKAVGDHIFAQQNGDQNPYKRWIDMYAGVEFAAAVEKAIDIADQLAAQANAATKQKMLEAFDMATRLEWMFWDSAYGLEKWKI, from the coding sequence ATGAAATGGAGCGAACAGGCATGGGAACGCGTAAAACCCGTTTATGCCAGGATTTTAGCAATGTCTTTCAATATAGAATTAAGCAATGGCAGCTTGCCTACAGAAAAGTTTATCTTTTATCTGGCACAGGATGCCTACTACTTGTTGGAGTTTGGCCGAACCTTAAGCACCATTAGTAGCCGTATGCAGGATGCAGATTTGGTGATGGCCTTTGCCAGATTTTCTACAGGTGCAATTTTTGCCGAGCGTAGTTTGCACGAAAGTTATTTTGTAGAATTTGGTTTAGCTAACCAAGTGCAGCCGACTCCATCTACACTGTTGTACACCAGTTATATCCTTAGTCAGGCTGCCTATGCCAATGTAGAAATTGCAGTAGCGGCTGTTTTGCCCTGTTTCTGGATTTATAAGGCAGTGGGCGACCATATTTTTGCACAGCAAAATGGCGATCAGAATCCTTACAAAAGGTGGATCGATATGTATGCAGGTGTCGAATTTGCTGCTGCAGTAGAAAAAGCGATTGATATTGCCGATCAACTGGCAGCGCAGGCTAATGCAGCCACTAAACAAAAAATGCTGGAGGCTTTTGATATGGCAACCCGTTTAGAATGGATGTTTTGGGATAGCGCTTATGGACTGGAAAAATGGAAAATCTAA
- a CDS encoding MFS transporter, translated as MEESRQEQGILSKQEDKPVLAQSSPKQVRFAISAFYFMQGVCFASWASRIPTFKASMGLNDAELGSILFALPAGQIITMFFSAKLTTHFGSKKMLVATAPLYAIALTFLALATTGWQLAAFLVLFGITGNLCNIALNTQGVAGENYYGKPIMSSFHGAWSIGNLTGALIALGLVNLKLGMYSHFWIIALLSLSNVAFNRKKLLNYKKPDAVVEKTKFFTMPQGILVLLGVIAFCSMATEGTMFDWSAIYFEDVVKLPHNKAIIGYASFMFMMASGRFLGVFLIGKFGRKNLLQISGAIISIGMALAVIFPNIIVAIFGFMLIGLGVSSIVPMVYSIAGNNKKVPAGKAITMVSSIGYFAFLFGPPLIGYVSQLSSLRYSFGIISVFGLLITFLITKIKAIN; from the coding sequence TTGGAAGAAAGCAGGCAAGAACAGGGCATTTTAAGTAAACAAGAAGATAAACCTGTATTAGCGCAAAGCTCTCCAAAACAAGTACGTTTCGCCATATCTGCCTTTTACTTTATGCAAGGGGTTTGTTTTGCCAGTTGGGCCAGCAGGATACCAACTTTTAAGGCGTCGATGGGCCTGAACGATGCAGAATTAGGTTCCATTCTTTTTGCATTGCCCGCAGGGCAGATTATTACAATGTTTTTTTCGGCAAAACTGACCACTCATTTTGGTAGTAAGAAAATGCTTGTGGCAACTGCACCGCTTTATGCAATTGCATTAACTTTTTTAGCACTTGCCACAACCGGTTGGCAGTTGGCTGCTTTTTTAGTGCTGTTTGGTATAACTGGTAACCTTTGTAACATCGCTTTAAATACGCAGGGTGTTGCAGGTGAGAATTATTACGGCAAACCGATTATGAGTTCTTTCCATGGGGCCTGGAGTATTGGTAATTTAACCGGGGCTTTAATTGCGCTCGGACTGGTTAACCTAAAATTAGGTATGTATAGCCATTTTTGGATTATTGCACTGCTATCCTTAAGCAATGTTGCCTTTAACCGGAAAAAGTTACTGAACTATAAAAAACCAGATGCCGTGGTGGAGAAGACCAAGTTTTTTACCATGCCGCAGGGTATTTTAGTGTTGCTGGGTGTTATTGCCTTTTGTAGCATGGCCACCGAAGGCACCATGTTCGATTGGAGCGCTATTTATTTCGAAGATGTTGTGAAATTACCGCATAATAAGGCCATTATTGGTTATGCATCGTTTATGTTTATGATGGCCAGTGGCAGGTTTTTAGGGGTGTTTTTAATCGGTAAATTCGGGCGGAAAAATCTCCTGCAAATTAGTGGTGCCATTATATCAATAGGGATGGCGCTTGCCGTCATATTTCCAAATATCATCGTCGCCATTTTTGGCTTTATGCTTATTGGTCTGGGTGTTTCGAGTATCGTGCCAATGGTATACAGCATAGCAGGTAACAATAAAAAAGTGCCCGCTGGTAAAGCCATCACCATGGTTTCGAGCATTGGTTATTTTGCATTTTTATTTGGCCCGCCATTAATAGGCTATGTATCGCAACTATCAAGCCTGCGTTATTCTTTCGGGATTATTTCTGTTTTTGGTTTGCTGATTACTTTCCTGATCACAAAAATAAAAGCAATAAATTAG
- a CDS encoding acriflavin resistance protein yields the protein MKITDISIKRPSLVIVVFTALTLLGLLSYFSLGYELLPKFSNNVVSISTIYPGASPNEVENTVTKKIEDAVSSMENIKKINSVSFESLSTVTITLTDAANIDISLNDAQRKVNAILSDLPEDVKTPSLSKFSLDDLPVITMSASANMDDITFYDLIDKRIAPVISRVSGIAQVNLVGGSEREIQVSLNADKLQGYNLSVPQVQQLILSSNLDFPTGSVKTQNQDVLIRLSGKYRSMEELRNLVLTTTKDGAQIRLGDVADVQDSQKETEKLARIDRKASIAIQIIKQSDANAVEVSKGVHAIIAKLKTEYAANKLDIRIVNDSSIFTLESADAVIHDLILAVILVAFVMLFFLHSLRNALIVMVSIPVSLIATFIGISLFGFTLNLMSLLGLSLVVGILVDDAIVVLENIQRHMEMGKNKVRAASDATREIGFTVVSITFVIVVVFFPIAVSTGLVSNILRQFCIVVIIATLLSLVASFTIVPLIFSRFGKLERIEGKNLFGRFILWFEKQLKKFTLWITSILTWSLNHKALTLIIVVVMFFSSCGLLVGGFIGSEFFPKSDKGEFLVQLELPKDASLEQTNFLTQKAEAFLDKQPEITQLITTVGQSTGDFGGTQATAYKSEINVKLVERDQREGVSSDIFATKMSRALAKELIGAKVKTVPISILGIAENAPIQLVVMGSDLDSALKYAEGAQKVLAAIPGATEIKLSVEKGTPEINVQVDRDKMSAVGLTLQTVGSTMQTAFAGNTDGKYRKGEYEYDINIQYQNFNRQNIDDVRNLIFVNSDGKQIKLSQFATITEGSGPSQLERLNKSTSVSVKAQSIGRPTGTVVAEFQAKLEELQKNGKLKAPIGVSYSWAGDQENQSEGFGTLGIALLASIILVYLIMVALYDSFIYPLVVMFSLPLAVIGALLALALTNNSIGIFTILGLIMLMGLVAKNAIILVDFTNHLKAEGKETKEALVLANHARLRPILMTTIAMVFGMLPIALASGAGAEWKNGLAWVIVGGLTSSLFLTLIVVPVVYLMFDRMLERLGFNKKGKTIDELMVEPYDHKDVNEYDLDHGH from the coding sequence ATGAAGATAACAGATATATCTATAAAAAGGCCTTCGCTGGTTATTGTGGTGTTTACCGCACTGACCCTGCTTGGGCTACTAAGTTACTTTTCGTTGGGTTATGAATTACTTCCAAAATTCTCTAACAACGTAGTATCTATTTCGACCATCTACCCTGGTGCTTCACCAAACGAGGTTGAAAATACCGTAACCAAAAAGATTGAGGATGCGGTATCATCGATGGAAAACATCAAGAAAATAAACTCTGTATCGTTTGAGAGTTTATCTACGGTTACCATCACCTTAACTGATGCAGCAAACATCGATATTTCCTTAAATGATGCACAAAGAAAGGTAAATGCCATTCTTTCTGATCTGCCTGAGGATGTAAAAACACCATCATTGAGTAAATTCTCTCTGGATGATTTACCTGTAATTACCATGTCGGCATCGGCCAATATGGATGATATTACCTTTTACGATTTAATTGATAAACGTATTGCGCCGGTAATTTCGAGGGTAAGTGGTATTGCACAGGTAAACCTGGTTGGTGGTTCGGAACGCGAAATTCAGGTTTCGTTAAATGCTGATAAATTACAAGGTTATAACCTTTCTGTTCCACAGGTACAGCAATTAATTTTAAGCTCTAACTTAGATTTCCCTACAGGAAGTGTTAAAACCCAAAACCAGGATGTATTGATCCGTTTATCGGGTAAATACAGAAGCATGGAAGAGTTGAGAAACCTGGTTTTAACGACCACTAAAGATGGGGCTCAAATCCGTTTAGGTGATGTGGCCGACGTTCAGGATTCGCAAAAAGAAACCGAAAAACTGGCACGTATCGATCGTAAAGCGTCTATTGCTATTCAGATCATTAAACAAAGTGATGCGAATGCGGTAGAAGTGAGTAAAGGTGTACATGCCATTATTGCCAAATTAAAAACTGAATACGCAGCAAATAAATTAGACATCAGAATTGTTAACGATAGTTCAATCTTTACCTTAGAATCAGCTGATGCGGTAATCCACGATTTAATCCTGGCGGTTATCCTCGTGGCTTTCGTAATGCTTTTCTTCCTGCACAGTTTACGTAACGCGTTAATTGTAATGGTATCGATTCCGGTTTCATTAATCGCTACCTTTATCGGAATCAGCTTATTTGGTTTTACCTTAAACTTAATGTCGTTATTGGGACTATCACTCGTGGTAGGTATCCTGGTGGATGATGCGATTGTGGTACTGGAAAATATCCAGCGTCACATGGAAATGGGTAAAAACAAGGTAAGGGCAGCATCTGATGCGACAAGAGAGATCGGTTTTACGGTTGTATCCATTACCTTCGTAATTGTGGTGGTGTTCTTCCCGATTGCGGTAAGTACAGGTTTGGTTTCGAACATTCTACGTCAGTTCTGCATCGTGGTAATTATAGCTACCCTACTTTCATTAGTGGCTTCATTTACCATTGTACCATTGATCTTCTCTCGTTTCGGTAAGTTAGAACGTATTGAAGGTAAAAACCTGTTCGGCCGTTTCATTCTTTGGTTCGAAAAACAGTTAAAGAAATTTACCCTTTGGATTACCAGTATTTTAACATGGTCGTTAAACCACAAAGCCTTAACATTAATTATTGTTGTGGTGATGTTCTTTAGCTCATGTGGATTATTAGTAGGTGGTTTTATCGGATCGGAGTTCTTCCCTAAATCAGATAAAGGGGAGTTCCTGGTGCAGTTAGAGTTACCAAAAGATGCTTCTTTAGAGCAAACCAACTTCTTAACGCAAAAAGCAGAAGCTTTCTTAGATAAACAACCAGAAATTACACAATTAATTACTACTGTTGGACAATCGACCGGTGATTTTGGTGGAACACAGGCTACTGCTTATAAATCGGAGATCAACGTGAAGCTTGTTGAACGCGATCAGCGTGAAGGTGTTTCTTCTGATATTTTCGCCACGAAAATGAGCCGTGCTTTGGCTAAAGAATTAATTGGGGCAAAAGTAAAAACCGTTCCGATCAGTATTTTGGGTATTGCAGAAAACGCACCAATCCAGTTGGTGGTAATGGGTTCTGATTTAGATAGTGCCCTAAAATATGCCGAAGGTGCGCAAAAAGTACTTGCCGCTATCCCGGGTGCAACAGAGATTAAATTATCGGTAGAAAAAGGAACTCCTGAGATCAACGTTCAGGTAGACCGCGATAAGATGTCGGCTGTTGGCCTAACTTTACAAACCGTAGGTTCTACCATGCAAACGGCCTTTGCGGGTAATACCGATGGTAAATACCGTAAAGGGGAGTACGAGTATGATATCAATATTCAGTATCAAAACTTTAACCGCCAGAACATTGATGACGTTCGAAACCTGATTTTTGTAAATAGCGATGGTAAACAGATTAAGTTATCACAGTTTGCAACCATTACTGAAGGTTCAGGCCCGAGTCAGTTAGAGCGTTTAAATAAATCTACTTCGGTATCCGTTAAGGCCCAGTCAATTGGTAGACCAACAGGAACTGTGGTTGCTGAGTTCCAGGCAAAACTAGAAGAGCTGCAAAAAAATGGCAAACTTAAAGCCCCAATTGGCGTAAGTTATAGCTGGGCGGGTGATCAGGAGAACCAGAGTGAAGGTTTTGGTACTTTAGGTATCGCTTTACTGGCTTCGATCATATTGGTTTATCTGATTATGGTTGCGCTTTACGATAGTTTTATCTATCCGTTAGTGGTAATGTTCTCGCTGCCTTTAGCGGTAATCGGCGCATTGTTAGCCTTAGCTTTAACCAATAACTCAATCGGTATCTTCACCATTTTAGGTTTAATCATGTTAATGGGTCTGGTAGCGAAAAACGCGATTATCCTGGTCGATTTTACCAACCACTTAAAGGCTGAAGGTAAAGAAACCAAGGAAGCGCTTGTTTTGGCCAACCACGCACGTTTACGACCAATCTTAATGACCACCATCGCCATGGTATTCGGTATGCTTCCAATTGCGCTGGCAAGTGGTGCAGGTGCCGAATGGAAAAATGGTTTGGCCTGGGTTATCGTAGGTGGATTAACCAGTTCATTATTCTTAACCTTAATTGTGGTACCGGTAGTGTACTTAATGTTCGATAGAATGTTAGAGCGCCTTGGTTTCAACAAAAAAGGAAAAACCATCGATGAGTTAATGGTGGAACCATATGATCACAAAGATGTTAACGAATACGATTTAGATCACGGACATTAA